The Desulfovibrio inopinatus DSM 10711 genomic interval TTCGAACGTTGCCGGTGGGTCATGATAAAACCATGGGAGCGTCCATTGTTGGTCGAAAGCATCATTCCATCCCACCGTTCTATTGGTTTTTGCGCGAAACCCGCTTGGATGAGCTTCCTCAATTATTCAATGTTGTACGTGGCGATATGCTTCTGGTTGGTCCTCGTCCTCTCCGACCAGAGGTCTACATGCGGTACTGCGGTGGAATTGTTGACTTTGACAGACGTTTTTGGGGAAAGCCGGGACTTATTGGCGTTTCGCAACTGTTGACTCCTTCGAATACTCCAAAGCGTATTCGCGCTCGGCTCGACAATCTTTTTCAGGAAAAAAGAAACGGTGCCAAGCATACATTTGCTCTGGTGGCCTACACTATTTTTCTCGTTTTTCGAAAGGTGATGGTCAAGGGGGTCTATGCGTATTTGCGCAATATCGTTCGTGAGCGGATTTTACATAAGGAAAAAGATCGCCGATTTTATGAGCGCGTACCGCAAACCCGAACATTTACTGTATTCGAAGAACGGACCAATCCCTCTCGTTCCCGACGGCACGTGGGTGTCGTTCTTGATATCAATGAAACAACCATGCGCATGTATTCAAACATGCCATTACATGAACAGATACCCTGCATCACACTGAAGACGCTGTGTATGCGTCACGGCCGTGAGAAAACAAAAACTGCACATTGCGCTGTTGACGCCTTACGTGGCATCAAATCTGACGAAAAACGTTTTATCTTTTGCTATATTGTGGATTACAATCCTCTTACTCCTTTTTCTCAATATATTGTGGATAAGTATATTCTTCGTAAATCCATGGCTGGATAACTATAGGGAAGAGTATGGCGTTGTTTTCCTCTTTGTCGGAGAGAAGTCCCTTCCTGATATTGGGGACGTTCAGTGTGCTCATATCGAGCACTGTGCTTCTTGCGACAAAATATTACTATCTTGCTCCTGTTCCAGCTCTCGGTGTATTTGCTATTCTCGCTACGTTGAAGTGGCCAAAATTTTTGTATTATCTTGTCATTGCCTTGATTCCTTTCGGGGCGTTTCGGACAATATCGGAGGATCTTCCGTTTTTACGGTTGCATTGGATTGCTTCCTTCTTATTGCTGTTGGCAGCAGCGTATTGGACGCTTCCCAAACGAAGATTGCCGGATCGTTTGTCCTGTAATTTATGGAATCCCATGCTTCTTTTTTTGGCAATCAACTGTATCGCCGCATCCTTTTCCTCATATCCTGCTCTGGCTTTTAAGAATGTTTTGCTCATTGTTGTCGGGTATTTTGTTTTTTTCGGAATGACCTTGTTTTTCGTGGACCGCGATGGATTTGAACGTATTCTTCCTCGGGTGATCGTTGCCAGCGTTGCCTTGTCCGGAGGGCTCGGCGTCTTGGGGTATTTTTTCAATATCGATCTCTTCACGGGAAGAGACGAAATGGCGTCAAGCTCACGAGGAACGGGCGGAGTCGAAGATCCCAACAATATGGCGCTGTATGTTATTTACACCGTACCATTTCTTATTCACTGGGTGGCGAGAACAACATCCAAAGGGAAAAGTTTGTTCTTTCTTTTGCTGTTGGGGAACGCCACGTTGGCTATTGTCAGCACCTATTCGCGAGGTGGAGCGCTTGTTTTTGCCATTACTGCATTCTTGACACTTTTTGAACATCGCAAGCACATTCCACCACGGAAACTCGGATTGCTGCTGTCCGGATTCATGGTTGCAATCGCTTTAGCCTTGTTAGTTATTCCCCAGTCCTATTGGGAGCGGCAGGGCAGTTTGGCCTCAGAAGAGGATGTCTCACTGTCGCGGCGTGCTTCCTATCTCATGGTCGCCTGGGAGTCGATTCAACAAAGCCCCTTGGTCGGTTTTGGCCCGGGAACATTTCGTGAACTTTATGGGCGATCTGAAGTGACTCTCCAGTATAAACGGGAAGGACATTCGCTGAAGCGTGATGCGCATAATACCTTTGTAGAAGTGCTTATTGGAAGCGGAGTCCCTGGGTTTGCCGTATTTTTATGGATGATCTTTTTAGCGATACGGAATTTGGGGAAAACCAAACGAATGTATAGAGAAAAAGGGCAGTTCGTTCTCGCTGATTTGACCGGCGCGTATCGCCAAGCATTTTTTGCACTCCTTTTGTATTTGTGCATTTTCAGCGATGTCTTTCATAAATTTTTGTTGCTTTCGTTGGCTGCCTCACAGGTTGGCATGTATGCGGCCAAAGCCGCACCAGACGTACTCCATACTGAATGTAGCACGGATGAATTGTTGCAAACGTCCGAGACAACGGAAACGCTTTCCTGATGAAAGGATAAGACTGATGGATGTGAGCTTGTTTGTCTTTATCGTCTGTCTGTCGGGCGTCGTATCGGTTTTTTTCCCATATCCTCTGATGCTGTGGTTTCTTGATTGGTTGCACCCCCATCATCACGTGATTGATGGGAATTGCAAGTCCGTGCCTCATCATTCCGTGAGTTTTATTCTGGCTTTTCGTAACCCCGGACCGGCGTTTGCGGAAACGATTCAAACAACGTTGGCAATTCTTCAGGATCGACCTTCCTGGAATGCCGTTTTCGCTTCGGATGGTTCCGACGATGGCAGTGAGGAAATGGTTCGGGACTTGGGCCAGGGCCGTATTGAACTCGTCTGCTTACCGGTTCATCAAGGGAAAACCGCAGCACTTAATGCGGCTGTTACTCATGCAACGAACGAGGTGCTGGTTTTTTTTGATGCAGACTCTCGATTTGATGCCCTGGCCGTCGAAAGTCTGCTTGCACATTTGTCCAACGACAGTGTTGGCGGCGTGAGTGGAAGACGTTGCCTCAGCACGAAAGGAGTGCACGGTGGGGCACAACGTTCTTTTTTTTCTTTTGACGCCGCCGTCAAAACGTTGGAATCGCGTGTCTCATCTCTCACCTCCAATGAAGGGAAACTTTACGCCATATACCGGAGTCTCTTCCAGCCTTTGCCCAATGCGGTGACCGATGATCTCTACTCCTGCCTGTGTGTTATCAGACAAGGCAAACGTTATCTCTTTGACTCTGCCGCCACTGTCATGGTCCCTAACCCTTTGCGTACCGAAGGCGGAGAGTTGATTCGGCGTCGTCGCATTGTCGGCGCCAGCCTGCGTACGCTCTGGCTGAATCGAGAGCTTTTTGTTCCAAGCAAGTATGGTTTGGTGAGTGTTGGGTTGTTTTGTAACAAAGTCCTACGTCGCTTGCTTCCGTTTCTTTTGGTTAGCTTATATGCAGCCAACCTGGCTCTTGTCGCCCGAAATATCGGATTTACGCTGATTTTCCTGTTGCAAACCGGTATCTATCTGCTTGCACTTTGTTATCCCGTTCTTTCGCGTTTGCCTTTGCCGCGAAAGGTGAAAAAAATGTCCAGTATACCCCGCTATTTTGTCTTGGGCAATATCGGAACGGCACTTGGCGTTTGGGATTTTGTCATGGGGCATGCGGCCGTGAAATGGAATCCGACCAAATCGGGGGGAGAGGAGTGAAAAATACGATCGCCTATGTCATGTCTCGTTATCCTCGTATCACCGAAACGTTTGTGCATTTTGAAATGCTTGAAATGCAACGCCGGGGTCGTCGAGTGCTCATTTTCCCGCTTCTTTTGGAACGCTCTCAGGTGGAACACCCCCAGGTGGAAGACATGATGGCCTCCGTTGTTTTCGAACCGTTTATGTCGTGGGCAGTTTTGCGCGACAATGTACTGTCGTTTGTTTCTTCTCCTCGCGCGTACTGCGCTGCCATTCGAGACATCCTTTCCGGGACATTGGGGAGTTTTAACTTTTTTTTTGGCGCTCTCGGGGTTTTTCCAAAATCGGTATCATATGCTCGTCAAGCCAAGGCTCGTGGGGTTGAGCATGTTCATGCTCATTTTGTGACACATCCGGTTATTTGTGCTCTTGTCATCAAACGTCTTGCCGGCATTCCGTTTAGTTTTACCGCACACGCGCACGATATTCTTATCGACACGCGTATGTTCGATATCAAGCTGCGTGAGGCTGAATTTGCCATTATGATTTCGCAGTACAACAAATCTCTCATGATCAAGACCTTCGGTCTTCCCCCAGATCAAGCCGAGAAAATGCATATTGTACATTGCGGTATTGATCCCGATGATTTCCCCGCGGTTCCGGCTCCTGATAATCCTATTCCCGAGATCGCTTGTGTCGCGTCTTTTAAAGATATGAAAGGGCATGTGCATCTTGTGGAAGCACTTCGTCTGCTTTGTGGCCAAGGCCGAACATTTCTTTGTCGTTTTATTGGTATCGGACCGTTGGAAGGCGAAATTCGACGCCGTGTTGAGGAGGCAGGTCTCAACGACGTGGTAATTTTTGAAGGAGCGTTATCCAGGCCGGAAGTGAAAAAACGGTTGGCCCATTGCGATTGTGTGGTGTTGCCTAGTGTTGTTGGTCGACGTGGAGATCATGAAGGTATTCCGGTCGCGTTGATGGAGGCCATGGCAACACAGCGTCCGGTGGTAGCCTCTCGGCTTGCGGGAATCCCCGAGCTCATTGAGGACGGTGTTTCAGGCCTTTTGGTTCCGCCTGGAGATGTCCGGGCTTTGGCAGAAGCGTTAGCTAAACTTTTGGATGACCCGGCTTTGCGTCGTATTTTGGGAGAACGCGGTCGAGAAACCGTTGTGCAACATTTTAACCTGAAAATTGAGACGGTCAAGCTTGATGCACTGTTTCGTCGCGTTTCCTGAACGGGACGATATATCCCCATCTTGAATTTCCTGCTCCCTCGTCTTATTCTATTCGATTACAATGGCCGGTCATGTTTATTGCTGGTCTTGTATTCGTTTGTTATGTGGAACAATGCTGGTTCGAACAATATTGCTTTTTCATTTAACCGAGATCAGTTCAAGGAACACCGATGCGGATTACGTGCCCACATTGTGGATTTAGCAGGGATGTCCCCAACGACAAAGTACCTGCTCGATCGGTTCGCGCTACCTGTCCGAAATGCAAGCATAAATTCCAATTTCGGCGAGTAGGTGACGAAGCCGTTTCCAGCTTAGATGGGCAGGACGAAGCACCTGCCGCAGTCAATAGTCCATCGCATCAGCCGGACTACGCCGAATCTGATACCGTCCAACCGGAACATTATGAACGTGAACCGTCCCAGGCCAGGTATGCCAACACAGCTCATCCTCGTGAAGGTATAGAAGACGATTCTATCGAATATCAGGAGCCTCCACGCGAATCGGGAGACGGATCTCCTATCGAATCCGTCCATTATGCCGAGCCAGGAGATGAAGAGGCAGGGCAAGACAGTACGGGTTCTATGAAGCATGATACAGCGTACGAAGAGCCAGAGAACGATGCTTCTCCGGCATCAGATACCCCAGGCCACATGCGAGCCGACAATCCTGATGACGTTCCCTTCCAAAACCAGACCGAGCGTTCGGAGAACTCCGATCGTGATGGTCAGGATATCTGGGCCAAGCTTGAAGCGATGGAACGCAACGGTGGTCGGCGTCGCCTTGATGAGACTGGCGAAACCGTTGACGATGCAATTCCTTGGGAGCACTTGGATCGACATGGCTTTTTAAACGGATTTGCCTCCACAATTTTTAAAATCATGTTCAAGCCGCTGTCCTTCTTCGGCAATATGGCCCGTGACGAACGGGAAACACCGCATGTCGGCAAAGCGCTTGTTTTCAATATTCTTATTTCTGAACTTATTGTCCTCATGGACTTTGTGTGGCTTTTTGTCGGCGCAAGAACCAAGCTGGCCGGCGGAGATGAAGCCCAAGAACTCCTGCATGTTTTAGCCGCGTCACCGGGAATGGAGCTGTTGGTATTTATGCTCCTGATACCGTTTATGTTTGCCTTGGCCGCCTATATTGATGCAGGGTTGATTCATTTACTGCTCATGCTCTTTCGCGGAGCGAAGCGGAGCTTTGCTCATACATTTCGTACTATTTGTTATTCCGGAGCTCCTCTTATTATTTTAGCGATACCCGTTGCCGGACAGTATTTGTCGCCCCTGGTCATGGTGTGGAGTATGTCGTTGCAGGCTATTGGATTACAACGTGTCCATGGGATCGCTTCGACGCAGGCTCTGGCCGCTGTGCTCATAAAATGGACGCTGTATGTGTTGCTGTTCATGCAACTCGGCAGCATCGCCATGCCTTGAGCCATGACGCCACCTGAGAGGAGAGGGCATGCTCGATAAACTGATTTCAATGTGGAAAGATTTTCAGGAAAAGCGGCGGGTCGCTCGGGATCTTCGTCCTGAGGCCTTTCGGACGCTCGCCAAGGAACTTCGCGAGTTGTCCATTATTGCATCCCGGCTGCGTCCTCAAGAATCGAAGTTTCAAGTCAAGGTGAGTCGCATTCACCAGGAAATGGATCAGCTCGAAGAACTGACCTCCAAGCCGGAATTCCGCATGTTACCGACGAAAAAGCGGATGCAACTGCGGAAAAGTCTCATCAATTCAAAAAATCAACTTCTCGAATCGGTGAATGAAACCGCTCCGCCAACGGATATGCCGCAGTAAGTGACATGCAGAGAAGCGGAGGACGTGAGCTGTGGGAAAGGTTGTCGGCGTATGGGATCGTGTCGCATGACGCGATAGTCTTGTGAGATATATTTCCCGTCTGACGAATGCGTCCGGAAGATGGTTCGGGGAGGGAGTGCCCTCCCCACCTGTTGACGCAACATGTCTGGTTCCTTGGAGAACGGCTCAGTTCTTTTCTATGAAGCCATCCCTACAAGTTGGCAAATGCGCCGAAGCTGTTTCGTTTTGGGGTCGTATGGGAAGAGGCTGTTTTGCAATTCCAAAAAATTCGGATTCAGGTTGATCTGATGGCATCGTGTGAGGAGTGTTTCGAGCTGATCCAGCTTGTTGGCATGGAAGAATTCGTTTGCGGTGGAAGCAATACGACGGAGAAGGTCGTCTGTCACCGGGCTGGAGGCCTTGTCCCGGAGAAATTGCAGCATGAGTTCTTCCGCCGATGATGCGACAGATTCGCCTGTGAGCCACGCATACGCAAGCCCTGGGGCCAAATGATTCCACAATGGAGCAAAGGTAAGAGTGGACTGGGCTTCTTGTCGATTGGTGATGAGATGAATACCGTCTTGAGCGTGACGTACCATGTCTTGGAATAACGTATTGCTGGCGGTTTGTATCCAGGTGTCGGCAATGGCCTGTCGCTTGTTCCAGGCGAGTTCGTCACCACGGGCACAGACGTGAGCTTCAAATGGCTCTCCGACCTTGGTGATCTGGATCCGCATGGCATAAGGATCATGACCAGGCGGCGAGGTGTAAGCGATTTCTACATCTTCGGGGTGCGGCTCTTGAGTCCAGGCCAGTGTTGCTTTGGCAGCAACAAAGGATGGGATTTCGTCCGATGTGGGTTCGATCGTCACGCTGACACCGGGCCACTGTACGGTTTCTGCTGATGTTGTCTCCGAGTTCACACCGGGGAGACGCCTTTGAGCCCACAAGTGAAGTAGTGCTTGGGTGACGAGTGTACGGGTGGTTTCCCGACGTGGAACGACTTGCGTTTGCCAAATATGATTGCCGTTGTGCATTTCCGGAATATTTGAGGGGGCCTGTTCGAGAATATCGGAGAATTCAGGCTCAAAATCCGGGCCTTGGGTTTTTTCGGCCAATTCCATGGCGCGTAAGGCAAATGTAAGTCCGTTGACTGGCTCAATACGGGAAATTTCGTCAAAGAACCATGCACAACTGGCAAAGGCGGCCAAAGCCCACTTTTGCATGGCAATCAGTTTGAACGCTTTCGTACGATCCGCCGGGCTGAGACCGCCGGAAAGCCACATATCAGCGAAGTCTTGCGGCGTCACGCGACCGGAAAGGAGTTTCCCAGCCTCAACGAGCGCCTGCCGAGGGTGCTTAAAAAGTTGTTGGCCGGCATCGAAAAAATGTTCATCGACTTTCGTTTTGAATGCATTGAGGGCATCACGAAGCGGTTTTCTCCACGTCTGTTTCCATCCGGGATGCCCCCCCGTCGTGCAGCCGCAATCCGATCTCCAACGCTCGACACCATGGGCGCAACTCCATGCTGAAGGCTCATGGAGACGCACCTGCATCGTTGGCGGATGGGCTTCAAGAAAGGTCGCGTAGTTGGTGAGATGAATATCTTCTCGCTGCTGGCGGGCCTGATCTAAAATATAGGCAAGACCCATTTCTCCAAATTTGAAATGGTGTCCGTATGTTTCACCGTCAGTGGCCAATGAGAGAAGTCCCGGAGAGCTTGCATCGGCAAGACGTCGCCAAAATTTTTCTCCATCTTCCAGCAAGCGCTCAAATGCGACGGCCTGCGAGATAGGGCCATCGTAGAAAAAAACGGCGATTTGTCGGCCTGACGGCAGGGAAACCGCATAGGGCAGACGTATATCCAATCCTCCGTGACTGACGTCGCGCCAGTCGCCACTCCCAAGCTTCGTGACGGCAGCAGCCTGCCCCGGAGCAAGGATGGTGAAGGTTATGCCGTAATCGGCGAGCACTTCTAAAGTGGCCGTATCCACAGCGGTTTCGGAGAGCCACATTCCTTCGGGAGCGCGGCCGAAACGCGCCTGGAAATCTTCCACCGCCCAGGCGACCTCAAGTTCCTTGTCGAGTTCCGAGGCCAGCGGCATGATGACATGGTGATAGATCTGCGCCAAAGCATTCCCATGCCCTAGGCGGGACAGGCTTTTTGCATCGGCGTCAAGCATGGAATGATATGTTGTCGGTGCGAATTGTTCCATCCAGTGCAACAAGGTGGGACCGGCATTGAAACTCATCCATTCGTAGCAATTGACGATGTCGACAATACCTCCGGGGCCAAGGCGTCTTGCCGAGGCAATAGGAGCGTAACTCTCGTTGAGAATGCGTTCGTTCCAGTTCATTGCCGGGGCGGCGCTGCCCTCGGGCAGAATCAGGTCCAGCCAAGGATCTTCACGAGGAGGCTGGTAGAAATGGCCGTGGATGCAGAGGTATTTTTTCATGGCTTTTCTGTATACGGTTTTCAGAAATTAGGAAAGACCCTTGCGAAAATGTCATGGGAACGCCACGCTTTTATTGCATTGTCACGGATGAGATAAAATTGATTTTGAAGGCAAGTTCATTTATCCTAAACATTTGCTGCATTGTTATAAATAGCCATAACAGGCCCGTTTCGGGCCGGGAGAGTTCCGTGTCCAGCCTGTTTCGTCTTCTGCCGTCGGTCGATGTTGCTCTCACCGCTGTTGCGGATGTTCCGGCCTTACACCATGTACCACGTGCGCTTCTTCGTGACGGAATCAATCTTTTTTTAGATCGGTTACGTCGCGATATTCGCCAAAGTCGCATCATGAACGCCTCGCAACTTGAGCACACCGTTCTTTGGGAACGTCTCGTTCCATTTCTTGTCGCCTATGTTCAACCGCATTTTCGGCGGGTCATCAATGCGACGGGAGTCGTGGTGCATACTAATCTTGGTCGATCCATTTTAGCCGAAGTGGCAACACGGGCTGTTACCGAGGCTTGTGCCCGATATTCCAACCTCGAAATGAATCTCGACACGGGTGGACGAGGGAGCCGATATAGTCATGTTGAAGACGCCTTATGTCGGCTGACTGGCGCCGAGGCCGCGCTGGTCGTCAACAATAATGCCGCAGCTGTCCTTCTCGTGCTTGAAACGCTGGCCAAAGGACGCGAAGTCATTGTGTCACGCGGTCAGCTCGTCGAAATAGGCGGATCGTTTCGTATTCCTGAAGTCATGGAGAAAAGCGGCGCCACGTTGCGAGAAGTCGGGGCAACCAACCGGACGCATTTGCGTGACTATGAGCAGGCCATCAATGAAAATACTGCGGCGTTGCTCAAGGTTCATGCATCGAATTACCGAATCATTGGATTTACGAAGGAAGTTAGCCTTCCCGAGTTGGCCGAGCTTGGTTCAAAATACGATTTGCCTGTCATTGAAGATTTAGGCAGTGGGAATTTTTCCGATTTCAGCGGCCTTGGGCTGCTTGATGAGCCGACTGTGCAAAAGACCGTTGCCGATGGGGCGGATGTGGTTACTTTTAGCGGAGACAAAGTTCTGGGCGGACCACAAGCCGGAATTATTGTCGGAAAGAAAGAATACATTGACCGGATCAAAAAGAATCCGCTCAACCGAGCTGTGCGTATCGACAAGATGACATTGGCTGCATTGGAAGCAACACTTCGGCTTTACCTTGACCCGGAAAAGGCCAGGCGAGAGATTCCCACAGTAGCCATGATTTTGGCTGATCCTGTCCAGCTTGCCAGTCGTGGGGCCATATTGGCTGATGATGTTGCCAAAATTTGTGGCGAGTCGGCGGTCGTCGATACGGTATCGGCGGAGTCTCGTGTGGGTGGGGGGGCGTTCCCTGAGCAGGGTTTGCCCACGACGTTGGTCCGTGTCCGGCCTGCACATGAAGGAATTTCTGCGCAGATGCTTAAAGAGCGGCTTCTGGAAACCGATCCTCCGGTTATCGGACGGATTGAGCACGATGTCTTTTGCCTTGATGTTCGCACTGTGGCTGACGATGAGTTTGAATTGACGGCAAACGTCCTGAACAAGGCGATTGCCGGTTGCATGAACTGACGTGATAATAAGGAGTATTCCTGCACTATGCCTTCGGATTTTGAATATACGTCGAAAAATTGTTGGGAAGTCTTTGACAACGATACGGCTCAGGCTGAAATGGATAGTTTGGCACAACGCTATATTGATTTTCTGTCTACTTGCAAAACCGAACGATTGACGATCAACTATCTGCAAAAGCGGTTAGCTGATGCCGGTTTTGTCGGCTGTGATCAGGATTTTTCCGGCGATGCTGTGATGCGTGTTTTGCGCGGAAAAACTTTGTTTGTTGCGCGTAAAGGCAAACGGCCGTTGCGTGAAGGCTTCCGATTGGTCGGCGCGCATGCCGATACACCGCGCATCGATCTCAAACAGCACCCTTTATATGAAGATTGTTCCGTGGGACAGGCAAAAACCCACTATTACGGCGGGATTCGTAAGCACCAATGGCTTGCCAGACCACTGGCTCTGCACGGTGTGGTTGTAACGAAAGACGGCGATGTCAAAACGGTCTGCATAGGGGAAGAGCCGGTTGATCCGGTGTTTACCATTCCCGATTTGTTGCCGCATTTGGCGTACAAGCAAGTGGAAAAAAAGTTGTCGGAAGCGTTCGAGGCGGAAAATCTCAACATTATTGTTGGGCACCAACCGGTTATCGCTCCTAAAAAAGAGGGTGAAGAAACTCCGGGAATCCAGTGCGCCTGTTCGGGCATCAAAGCCAAAGTTCTTGATATTCTCAATACGAAATACGGAATTGTTGAAGAAGATTTGTTCAGCGCCGAATTGCAGGCCGTCCCGGCCGGCCCAGCACGTTTTATTGGGTTCGATCAGGCGCTCATTGGCGGATATGGTCAGGATGACCGTGTCTGCGTCTTCGCCGGTCTTGAAGCGCTTTTGTCTGCTGAAACTCCGGAGCATACGCAGATCGTCTTGTTCTGGGACAAGGAAGAAATTGGTTCCGAAGGGAACACCGGAGCGAAGTCTCTGTTTTTTGAATATTGTGTCGAGGATCTCATCGACGCGTGGGATGCCGGAGCACGGAAAAGCCGAGTTTTTGCTGCTTCAAAAGCCATTTCCGCGGATGTACATGGCGCACTTGATCCCGACTACCAGGACTGCCATGAAAAGTTGAATTCCGCGTTGATCGGTCATGGTCCGTGCTTTTGTAAATTTACCGGACATCGCGGAAAAGTTGGGGCCAACGATGCCCATCCTGAGTATGTCGCCTTTTTGCGCAAAATGCTTGAGGATGCTGGTGTGCCCTGGCAAATGGCCGAACTCGGCAAAGTTGACCTCGGTGGAGGCGGTACCGTCGCCAAATTCCTGGCTATATATGGCATGGATATTATCGATTTCGGTCCCCCAGTGCTTTCCATGCATAGTCCTTTTGAAATTAGTAGCAA includes:
- a CDS encoding aminopeptidase, producing MPSDFEYTSKNCWEVFDNDTAQAEMDSLAQRYIDFLSTCKTERLTINYLQKRLADAGFVGCDQDFSGDAVMRVLRGKTLFVARKGKRPLREGFRLVGAHADTPRIDLKQHPLYEDCSVGQAKTHYYGGIRKHQWLARPLALHGVVVTKDGDVKTVCIGEEPVDPVFTIPDLLPHLAYKQVEKKLSEAFEAENLNIIVGHQPVIAPKKEGEETPGIQCACSGIKAKVLDILNTKYGIVEEDLFSAELQAVPAGPARFIGFDQALIGGYGQDDRVCVFAGLEALLSAETPEHTQIVLFWDKEEIGSEGNTGAKSLFFEYCVEDLIDAWDAGARKSRVFAASKAISADVHGALDPDYQDCHEKLNSALIGHGPCFCKFTGHRGKVGANDAHPEYVAFLRKMLEDAGVPWQMAELGKVDLGGGGTVAKFLAIYGMDIIDFGPPVLSMHSPFEISSKADLYATKLAYEAFLRT